The following are from one region of the Salvia splendens isolate huo1 chromosome 2, SspV2, whole genome shotgun sequence genome:
- the LOC121791071 gene encoding uncharacterized protein LOC121791071, with the protein MIDNLEIPMRYPFKVIKVCNLPEIVDKYVPECLDSQPASPGLKLSDMLFGSDLAEISDKAFVTPVLSIITKDSSLECNVESSVKRCLEVDFDSCDDSFGEMLKKKKKKKKKKKRKEDSGSD; encoded by the exons ATGATAGATAACTTGGAGATTCCTATGAGATATCCTTTCAAAGTCATTAAAGTTTGCAATTTGCCCGAAATTGTTGATAAGTATGTGCCTGAATGTTTGGATTCACAGCCTGCTTCCCCTGGGTTAAAATTGTCTGACATGTTGTTTGGATCAGACCTTGCTGAG ATTTCTGATAAAGCATTTGTCACTCCTGTTCTATCAATTATAACTAAGGATAGTAGTCTTGAATGTAATGTTGAAAGCTCAGTGAAAAGATGTTTGGAGGTGGATTTTGATAGCTGTGATGATTCCTTTGGtgaaatgttgaagaagaagaagaagaagaagaagaagaagaagaggaaggaagACAGTGGTTCTGATTAG